A DNA window from Mycobacterium sp. IDR2000157661 contains the following coding sequences:
- a CDS encoding DNA polymerase IV, producing MTRWVLHVDLDQFQAAVEVRRRPELAGQPIIVGGNGDPTEPRKVVTCASYPARDFGVHAGMPLRTAARKCPNATFLPLDTDAYDEASEEVMGLLSDFGHPVEVWGWDEAYVGADLDAESPFGFAARIREVVAAETGLSCSVGISDNKQRAKVATGFGKPRSGEPDATGVFQLTDDNWMAVMGDRSVDALWGVGPKTSKKLAAMGITTVADLAGTDATVLTSTFGPTTGLWVLLLAKGGGDANVSAEPWVPRSRSHVITFPRDLTDGAEIDSAVVGLAQQTLTEIVGQGRIVTRVAVTVRTTTFFTRTKIRKLPEPTVAPEVVTATALDLLGQFELDRPIRLLGVRLELAPPDGGY from the coding sequence ATGACCCGATGGGTGCTGCACGTCGACCTCGACCAATTCCAGGCGGCAGTGGAGGTGCGCAGGCGTCCCGAACTGGCCGGGCAGCCGATCATCGTGGGCGGCAACGGCGATCCGACCGAGCCCCGCAAGGTGGTCACCTGCGCGTCGTACCCTGCCCGTGACTTCGGGGTGCATGCGGGAATGCCGCTGCGCACCGCGGCCCGCAAGTGCCCGAATGCGACGTTCCTGCCGCTGGACACCGACGCCTACGACGAAGCCTCCGAGGAGGTGATGGGCCTGCTGAGCGACTTCGGCCACCCCGTCGAGGTGTGGGGCTGGGACGAGGCCTACGTCGGCGCGGACCTCGACGCCGAGAGCCCGTTCGGGTTCGCCGCGCGGATCCGTGAGGTCGTCGCCGCCGAGACGGGGCTGTCATGCTCGGTGGGCATCAGCGACAACAAGCAGCGTGCAAAGGTCGCCACCGGCTTCGGCAAGCCACGCTCGGGTGAGCCGGATGCGACCGGAGTCTTCCAGCTGACCGACGACAACTGGATGGCGGTCATGGGCGACCGCTCGGTCGACGCGCTCTGGGGTGTGGGCCCGAAGACCTCGAAAAAGCTTGCCGCGATGGGCATCACGACCGTCGCCGACCTTGCAGGCACCGACGCGACGGTGCTCACGTCGACGTTCGGCCCGACGACCGGCCTGTGGGTTCTGCTGCTGGCCAAAGGTGGCGGCGACGCGAATGTCAGTGCCGAGCCGTGGGTGCCACGCTCGCGCAGCCACGTGATCACGTTTCCGCGCGACCTGACCGACGGCGCCGAGATCGACTCGGCCGTGGTCGGACTCGCCCAGCAGACGCTCACCGAGATCGTCGGGCAGGGCCGGATCGTCACCCGCGTGGCGGTGACGGTGCGCACGACGACGTTCTTCACCCGCACCAAGATCCGCAAGCTGCCCGAACCGACGGTCGCCCCGGAGGTCGTCACGGCGACGGCTCTCGATCTTCTCGGCCAGTTCGAACTCGACCGTCCCATCCGGCTGCTCGGTGTCCGGCTGGAACTCGCGCCGCCCGACGGCGGGTACTGA